Part of the Triticum aestivum cultivar Chinese Spring unplaced genomic scaffold, IWGSC CS RefSeq v2.1 scaffold190282, whole genome shotgun sequence genome is shown below.
tctctctctctctctctctctctctctctgttctagCGTTAGCTACTGTGTTGGCAATGGAGCAAAAGCAGCACTAAAACATGTTGAAGTAGAGATGGTTTCCTCTTAAAAAAAGGAAAGAGATGGCATCTTCGTAAGCAATTATTGATGGAGAGATCAGATCTCACCGTTTTCTTTGGCTGCTGCCAGCAGCATGACCTATGGATGGACGAGAATCAAATCGCAATAACGCATGCCACCAAACAATGGCGGGACGGTGGTCCGCCATTTCCCACTGAACGAGCATCAATGGCTGGAGACGAGCATCAATAGCTGGACCTGCGCCTGCCACCAAACAATGTCTTTAATTTCCTTGAATATGTAGGAGTAGGAGACAGCATCATGGTGAGGACTGAGGACACAGCTGTAGAGAAAGAAAACGACGAGATTTGATATTAACGCCATGAATGTCCCCATCAACCAGATCGACCTCCTTTCTTCACCATTATCAGGTCTAAATTTTATAGGACTGGAGACCGCTGAGCGATCACATGCCAAAGGATATGCGATCCTTGCTCATCAGTCCTCACTGCCCATTTCCAACTCGGTaggaagagaaaagaaaagaaagacagTAGGTAGAGCAACAAGGAGAGAAACAACTACTACTCCAGaatggccggcgaggaggaggtgcAGGTGGTCGAGTCCTCGTTCGTCACGCCGGCGGCGGACACGCCGAGCAGAGCGCTCCCGCTGTCGCCGTTCGACCTCATGCTAGCCAACAGAGGCTACACCCCACTCGTCCACTTCTACCGCCGACCAGAAACCGCCTGCGACGACTTCTTCGACGTGACAAGGTTGAAGACGGCGTTGGGCAAGGCACTTGTGCCCTTCTACCCCCTGGCCGGCCGCTTAAGGGCAGGCGCCGACAGCCGGTTACAGATCGACTGCAACGGCAAGGGCATGCTCTTCCTTGTGGCTCAGTGTCGTCTCACCATGGATGACTTCAACGACTTCAAACCATCCTCAAAGCAAAGAAGGTTGTTTGTTCCCCACGTCGACAACTCAGACGGCCTCTTGTGGGCTGCACAGGTCCGTTTGATTCCTAATTGCTCCTTTTTTTTCTACTATCCAAAATCAATTACAATTAACAGTACTAACATTTACTACTACGAAGCAATTAGTAATATGTACCACAAATTAAGCCATACATCTATGTATGTAGGTGACATTTTTGAAGTGTGGTGGGGTGGTCTGAGGGTCGGCAACGCCCCATGCTGCAATTAGTAATATGTACCACGAACATGTCTATGTATGTAGGTGACATTTTTGAAGTGTGGTGGGGTGGTCTTAGGGTCGGCAACGCACCATGCTGCCATGGACGGCTCTGTTGTATTCCACTTCTTCCGGACGTGGTCAGCTTTCTCCAGGGACGGCGACCGGGCTATGGTGAACCTCCCCTGCCATGACCGCACACGCTTGTGTGCGCGTGATCCACCCGTTGTTCATCCCGAAGCACTTGCTGTTTTTAGCCCCAATATCAACCTACCTCCACAGCCGGGGCATGTCGTCAACGAGGTTGTTGTCTTCACCCTTTCCAAGGACCAACTTTCAACTCTCAAGCGCATTTCTGGTGGGGATGCCGTGAGCACCTTCAGTGCAGTCAGTGCCCACCTGTGGCAATGCATGTGCTTAGCCCGGATGCTACCGCCGGACGCTACGACCCAGCTTATGTTCTCAGCCAACATCCGTCGCATCATGAGGCCACCACTCCCAGACGGCTACTTCGGCAATGCTATAATAAACCTAAGTGTCACCGACAAAGTGCGTGACATCAGTTCGTGTGAGCTGACATACATCGTGCGGCGAATCAGAGACACCCACAGCCGGGTGAACAATGAGCTAGTGCATTCGGCGATCGACTACCTCGAGCTAACAAAGAGAGACGACGAGCGCCCGGCTGCAGGCAATTTGCCGGTGACCGACATAAGAGTTGTCAGCTGGCTTGGCATGCCGTCGTATGATGCGGATTTCAGCTGGGGGAGGCCATTGGCTATGTTCCGTGCTGAACCAAACCGTGGAGGTTTTGTGCACCTGATTGACAGTGCAGAGGGTGATGGCAGTGTGCGCATCATCATGTCTATAGAGGTTGCAATTCTCAGTGAGTTCAAGCGTTTGTTGTATGCCAAATTCAACAACATGTTGTATTCCAAGTTTTAACCTGCATTTACCAGGTGTGTTCGAGACATGGATCTTTGATATTTGTACCCTGTAGGGTGTTTGTACCCCGAGAAATAATCTGAAGCAGCTGCGCTATGCTTATCCAATTGAAGTCAAACCTTTTGGTAGCAGCTGCAGAGTAGAGTAGTTGCTCGTGGAATGCATGATTTTGTTTAGTGCGATGAACCGAATTAATGCAAATGGAATGGTTTACGTGCTCAGTCACTCTTGGTTCTTTTTCTTTAGTCCCTGTGCTTTATCTGTGGTGGTGCTTCAATCTGCCATG
Proteins encoded:
- the LOC123172699 gene encoding putrescine hydroxycinnamoyltransferase 1 isoform X1; translation: MAGEEEVQVVESSFVTPAADTPSRALPLSPFDLMLANRGYTPLVHFYRRPETACDDFFDVTRLKTALGKALVPFYPLAGRLRAGADSRLQIDCNGKGMLFLVAQCRLTMDDFNDFKPSSKQRRLFVPHVDNSDGLLWAAQVTFLKCGGVVLGSATHHAAMDGSVVFHFFRTWSAFSRDGDRAMVNLPCHDRTRLCARDPPVVHPEALAVFSPNINLPPQPGHVVNEVVVFTLSKDQLSTLKRISGGDAVSTFSAVSAHLWQCMCLARMLPPDATTQLMFSANIRRIMRPPLPDGYFGNAIINLSVTDKVRDISSCELTYIVRRIRDTHSRVNNELVHSAIDYLELTKRDDERPAAGNLPVTDIRVVSWLGMPSYDADFSWGRPLAMFRAEPNRGGFVHLIDSAEGDGSVRIIMSIEVAILSEFKRLLYAKFNNMLYSKF